A stretch of Lathyrus oleraceus cultivar Zhongwan6 chromosome 6, CAAS_Psat_ZW6_1.0, whole genome shotgun sequence DNA encodes these proteins:
- the LOC127091617 gene encoding uncharacterized protein LOC127091617, with amino-acid sequence MGARKRLITTPEPSSDPKLNTLTKPQQQQIDPPIAPPKWGFLFKLSLFSIPYLYLIFFHFTIDSALRRSIIINAGISLAAFFLTVRMIPVASRYVLKRNLFGYDINKKGTPQGNIKVPESLGIVVGIIFLVVTILFQYFNFTADSNWLVEYNAALACICFMTLLGFVDDVLDVPWRVKLLLPSIAALPLLMAYAGHTTIVIPKPLVPHIGIEILDLGWIYKLYMGLLAVFCTNSINIHAGLNGLEVGQTVVITYAILIHNIMQIGASKDPEYKLAHAFSIYLVQPLLATSLALLSYNWYPSSVFVGDTYTYFAGMTMAVVGILGHFSETLLIFFLPQVLNFLLSLPQLSGYIPCPRHRLPRFDPHTGLLTGTNDGTLVNFFLRSLGPKSEKSLCVYLLVFQGIACGFCFLLRYFLAGWYK; translated from the exons ATGGGAGCACGAAAGAGACTCATCACTACCCCTGAACCTTCTTCCGATCCCAAACTAAACACACTAACCaaacctcaacaacaacaaatcGACCCTCCAATTGCACCACCCAAATGGGGTTTCCTTTTCAAACTCTCTCTCTTCTCCATTCCTTACCTCTACCTCATTTTCTTCCATTTCACTATCGATTCCGCCCTTCGAAGATCCATCATCATCAATGCTGGAATCAGTCTCGCAGCTTTCTTCCTTACTGTTAGAATGATCCCTGTTGCCTCTAGATATGTTCTCAAACGAAATCTCTTCGGATATGACATCAACAAGAAGGGTACTCCTCAAGGAAATATTAAAGT ACCTGAATCATTGGGTATAGTTGTTGGTATTATCTTCTTGGTTGTGACAATCTTATTTCAGTATTTCAACTTCACAGCAGATTCAAAT TGGCTTGTTGAGTACAATGCTGCCTTAGCATGCATCTGTTTCATGACATTGCTTGGATTTGTCGATGATGTCCTTGATGTCCCTTGGAGAGT AAAATTATTACTACCATCAATTGCTGCACTTCCTTTGTTAATGGCATATGCTGGACACACAACTATAGTTATACCGAAACCACTTGTACCACACATTGGCATAGAGATTTTGGATCTTG GATGGATATATAAACTATACATGGGGCTATTGGCTGTTTTCTGCACAAATTCGATCAATATACATGCTGGATTAAACGGCCTTGAAGTTGGACAGACGGTGGTTATCACATATGCT ATTCTGATACACAATATTATGCAAATTGGAGCGTCAAAAGATCCTGAATATAAGCTAGCACATGCATTCTCCATTTACTTAGTGCAGCCATTGCTAGCTACCTCTTTGGCTTTACTTTCTTACAATTG GTATCCTTCTTCAGTTTTTGTTGGTGATACGTATACATACTTTGCTGGGATGACTATGGCCGTGGTTGGTATTTTAGGCCATTTTAG CGAAACACTCTTGATTTTCTTCCTGCCTCAAGTTTTGAACTTTCTCTTGTCACTACCACAG CTTTCTGGCTACATTCCATGTCCACGTCATCGTCTTCCGAG GTTTGACCCTCACACTGGACTACTGACCGGAACAAATGACGGAACACTTGTTAACTTCTTTTTAAGAAGTTTAGGGCCGAAATCCGAGAAGTCACTTTGTGTATATCTTCTTGTTTTCCAG GGCATTGCATGCGGTTTCTGTTTCCTGCTGAGGTATTTCCTTGCTGGTTGGTACAAATGA